GACGGGTATAGCTTGATCGGGGTTGTACAATGAAACCGCAAAAGTATCTGGGATGATAGGTGTCTTGGGCGGCGGGTTTCCGTTTTGCGCGCGGATTTCGGCTGCAGACAAAGTAGGCGCTACCCAGTCAGGTTTAACATCGACCTCTGCGTATATCACAGAAGTGTTCTGAGAGTCGAATATGCCGAGCGCATATTGACCATTGGCTTCGGAAGGCGACGGTCGCTTGATGAGGTACTCGGGCGCGGGATCTGATCCGTTGTGTGTGAAGTAGAGAATGTTATTGAGTGGATTCTCTGAAGAGGTCTTGAAGCGATATGTCGGGAGGTTTTCGTCAAGCATCTTGCCAACTGTATTGGTTGTCTAGAGCTCAATGCGATTGTTGACTTGGTGTCGCAGAGCTAATTCGTGGGATGACGTCGTAACCCGTCGGGTGTAACACAAGAAGTATAAGAGGGTGTAAGTCGTAAGAAGTGAGTCGCCTGTGGTTCAGGAATGGCTTAAGTGAGAgtttgaggaagagagataGTTATACGAAGTTGCAAGGAAAAATCCGATAGACAAGACAATTGCGCGGCAGGCTGAGACTTGGAGGCGGGGCTGCCTTGAAGCAGCTACAGCTTGTGACTGATCGGGAAGGGTCACAAGGACTTTAAAGACTTGGCTGATGAATGGGTAAGGTAGAAAGACAATCAGATAAcaaataataagcttatatctAAGGGAATGAGTTATTCTCGATTAGCACAGAGACAAAGAACATTCCCGTACTTGACTTATTTATCTAAGGTACTTACTTATGTTACTTGCTAATCGAAACTACGAGTGCTCGGTCTCGCATTAGTGACGTACCAAATCCGCCCAACGCCACAACCGATACTCAAAGAGGCTGTGCAGATTCTCTACCTTATTAGTGTCGCTCAAGTGTTACTATTCTAGTCCTGCTCCCTGTCGCATTCATGTGTCGGATTGCGACTGTCCGAGGACTGGCCTCAGAGATCCGGCTTCCAATGGCGACTCTACCAATGGGTGAAAGTGAGAGTATTAAGCATGTTCATCCATCTTTAAACGCGCGTCCAATGAGAAGCAGCTCGTTTGAGCCTCGTCCTTTGCGTCAGCTTTGGACCTGATATTCCATTCCGTTGCGTATGCAGTATCACATTATCAAATATACAGGGTATGATTTGTCATTGTAGAGAACCGATACTCCCTATTCTCCTCTCTTTGTCTAGCAGACTGCGAAAGCGCCTTGAGATGCCTAGAATTCCAGATGCTAGTCCACGCCGGCGGTGGTGTAGCCTTTAAACAGTCCCAAATGCATACATCGTCCCTGAACGCCTTGTATCCAATGCAAATTCAATGCCATGTCCTTTTTGATGCGCCTTCTTCTGAAATTCATGTCATAGTCCACCTTTAATGATGTAAGTATGTTCGGACTCCTCCTCTCCGCTCGATTGCAAAGGTCCCCTGGTTATGCGTAGCTATCGTCGCGCTCCGCCAGCTACCTCATGCCAGACCAACAGCACGAAATCTGAACTAGGCCTGACAGGGGTAATTGCAGTACCTATGTGCAAGGCCCGCGGCCAGACAACACTTTCATCTGGCCTATTGATTGCATTGTGAATGAACCCGTGCGTGCTGGGCGATGTGATCGAAGCTGATGGTTCGCAGCTCTGTGCATAGTCTTCTTTCGCTTATTCGTGTATTCGTATCGTGTCATATCGATCTTGCAAGTTGTCTTCAATCAATGTCGTTTTTCGAAAGCTGTCGCGAGTGAAACGGTCACCGCCTTACTTTCCGTTAAAGCGTCAACTTGCCGACGCCAAACCCTCCCCATATCCATGATCTGGCTGTAGTCAGCGCTATGCAGGAGGAGGCACACGGCTTGCTGCattttcctcttcgtctGCTGCGGGGGGTCCCCGGCGCCTTCGTTGTCTTCGACGCTGGTTTTGGAGTCGGGGTCGACAGCATGGGTACCAACAGCAAACGAAGCATGCGACAACCAGGCCAATGGCGAGACCGATCAGAAAGCCACGCATGATTTTCTCCCCATTGGAGCCTCCCTTGGCGATGCTCATGAACTTATCACGGAACAGGTCATCTGCAAATGAATCTGAGGGATATACATTTCCCGTGGTgcccgaagacgaagactgATCGCTCTCTGGCGATGAGGAATGGTCGCCGCGGGGCATAAGAGCCAATAGTGGTGAGATGGGCATGATGCCGAGATCGGGATCTCACAAGGCCAATATGGGAGTAAGCAAGTGAATTGCACGagaattaagcttaaaattcTCTTGATATGCTTGGCCGATCGCAGAAATGAGAGTAAGTTGTGGCACCTGAGAAATCGAGGAAGTGGCAGTTGTCGCTCATATGTCCGGGTGATCCGAAAGTTGAACCGGAGCGGCAGCTACGGAGGAACGGCGTTGGGGGATCGACGATAGACAACCGGAACAGTATTTTTGTTGGAGTATTGCTGAGAAATGAGATAAAGTAGAGGCCAAGGACCAGATAACAGATCGAATAAGATGCCGAGAAGAGGATCGCAGTAGTTGGTGAATCGAGTCGTCAGAGATGAATATTGTCAAACCGCCAACACCTCAATGTGATGCAAggtggagatgaagatgaaagcAACGACAGTGATCAGCAGCTTCGCAAGGTGTATTCGCTAACATGAGCAAAAGATCGCACACATTCCGCGGGACGAAAAGAGTTCGAAGCAAAGAGATCGGTGTTTGATTTGACTCCGGCAGAATCAACTTGTAACAAAGCCAAGATTTAGAAAATCTGGAGGTTGAAGAAAAGTCGTGGAGACTTTCGGTGCGTGCTTGTGCCTGGGGGTTGGGATTGAGGaaacagcagcttcagcgtcCGCTAAAACGCTCAAACAATCGGCATCGGCATGGCCCCGTCTTTCTCCAAAGAATCCAGGCAATCCACGCAGGGAACAGACAATATCCCTGGCAATTTGAGTGGAAAGCGCAAGGAGTAGGGGACTTCCCGTCCGGGGTGCACCTTCCGTTTGGGCTTTGGGGTGAGTCTGTGGTTTGTTCACTTCCACTTGCAATGCAATGGGCTTCTCCCTCAGGGTGCTGTTCTCCCTTCCATGGCCCTGACTCTGACTCCCTTTCAGGTCTCTCCTCAATTTACTCTGTCTTACATGCCCTAAGTTAGTTATTCTGTCCTCTGTTTTCTCTACTGCCCAGTCCATCCTCTTCACTTCTTATCAGGACGAGCGCCAAGACGTTGCGGGTTCAAACAGCCCATTCTTTTCAATGCTCAAAATCCACAAGAGCGTCAGTGCCAAGAGATGATTAGCAGACTGCGTTTTCAGCCCCAATATGTGACCGGCCGTGAATACTTACCTATGTGTATCCAAAAGACAACCGATCATATGATGTTCCTGATCAAGCCCAAAGAAGTCTCTTCACAACTGGTGCCATCATGAATTACACAAGCCTTTCTCATTGGAGACATCGGTTTCCTTATCCTTGTCTTGCCAAAGGTTAACCTTCTAACCCCAGTCACTTTCACTGCGGACCCCAACACGTCATGCCAATAGCGGACTCCCAGTCGCTGCTGGTTGGCCGGCCCGGCTTTCAACGCTCCCCCGCAGGCCCGAAACCGCGGGGTGGCTGATAAAGTCGGGGGAGATATCCCGCAGTCTAGGGAAAATGACTCGGCCGCATAAATAATATCCGACCTTGTCCATCTTTGACATTGGAGAATCTTGGGGTCTTGAGGCATCAGTCGCAGATTTATGGACATCGTCTCTTTCCAATTGGGCACACCAAAACGATCCATGCAAGAGACCAGTCTCGACACGTCGGTTAAATGTACTTGGCTCTCTGATTGTCGAGAAGCTTATCTTATGCTTATTTCTCGACACCCGAATTCGGATGTACGATCCGTCCTCGCCGCAAGACTCTGGCATGGTCTGAGGGAAATGGGAACGCAGGAGAGTtgatatatataagctagcCTCCATCCCAAACGACTAGAGACTTTACTaaaaatttttttttttttttggcacTTCAGCTAGAGGTCatagttttcttgctccttgaggATAAGTTGTCTTCCCATTGTGAggaacttaattaatatcaTCCATGGCCCCCATCACCGGCAATTCTTTTTACTGCTTTAGGGCACACCTTTCCATTTAACATCCATTCGATAACTGATGTTAAGAGAACCGAGACTTCTCAAACACAGATTGAGACTATGGTAGCGAAGCAGAATTTGGTGCATCCATTCACATATTGAACCCGTGCGAAAGAGCTGTCTAATCACGCAAACCGGAGCGTACGTAGCCATCAATCCAAATCATGATGAAAGTGCTCTTCATTTCTCCTAATGAGAAGCTCTGAAACCTCGTTGTGAGTACACGTTCCTGAACCCCGATATACACAAAACGACCACCTGCCGACGTCCAACATTAACTGTTGTACCATTCAAGGTTTGATGGATGGGAGTGTCGCTGTGATTCTGTCTTGCTGATGAAACCCTCTGACAGTCTTCTACTGGCGTTGTCTCCTTGCCGTAAAAATGAACGGGCCGGGAGTATAACGTGCTGAAGCTAAGTAGAAGGCTGTCTGCAAACAGCACCAGAATATAAAACAGGATCTTTCTTCAATGCTGAGGATGAACGAATAGAAGCCAAGTGCTTGTACGGCCAGAAGCAAAAGCCTGCGTCCCAAGTAGTGTTTAGGCTGTGGACAAGGCGTTGTCGTGCAACTGGGCTTTCAGTGTGAACATGgttgcttcttgaccttttgTCAGGCCGTTTCTCTGATGCAGCATCCGGTCGGCGATTTCTTTGTGGCTCGTGTCCTCGTCTGGAGTGTAGCACTCAATCGGGCTCTCGTGTGTTCTCACAGGTTTCATGTCACGAAGAGCGATTGACATGACATTTCGCCGCTTGTGCGTTGTAGCTGGGCGTACATAGGCGAGATCACCGGAAAACATTTTGACTTGATGGGAAATCCTAGGATATCGCAAATGGGATGAGCATATGAGATGTAGTTCATTAATGTAGGAGAGGGGAAATGGCGTCCAGCTGAGGAGCTGACCTATTGTCAACTGCTTTGGGATATGGTGTCTATAGAGACTCGACACTGGGGCCACCAAACATCAATATCGCCGCCTTGATTCTTTGTTGGCAAGATTTTTGAATAGATAAGACGCGGTTAGACTATACTGTATTTCATTGAATCTCTCAGTGTTCCCTGCGAATCCCGCTTACTAGCCTCTCAAGCTGCTTGCTGTATCGTTCTACCCGCTTGGATCGCCTCTCACGCTGAGTCAATATTGACCAGGACCTGTCCTAACATGTACATATGCCTCTGATTCGTTTTGGTTGAAGGGAGAAATGCTTGGTCTTGAAGTGAAGGCATTCTCTAGGTAGGACTCTGCGGCTAGAATATCCCTTTCAGTAGATCCCCTGTCGATCAGACCTAGCAAGGAATTATTATTGACAGACGGACGGGACAAGGGCAATGTTTCCCGAGTCCGTCCTCAACGTACGATCACAACCAATGTTTGAGTTACATTCGCGTCCCTCCAGATCCTTTATGCTACGGACAATTTAAACCCGCCATATGTCCACAGACCAAGTAACAAAAAGCGATGCACCGAAATCTGAAGCAACGGAGCTTCCATGCTTGGACACATCCGTCCAAGCGCGCATCCTTTTTAAGGTGCACGTCACAACTGAATTGGAACATTGCAATCAATCGGAGAAACAGTCTAGCCTAATAAAACCAAACACTTGCCCCATCAACAATGCCCGTTTTATTGTAGAACCTAGAATGTAGATCCTGACAATGGCGAGTAACCAGGATCTCGTCCCACACTGGACGGGCAGAGCAGGGCAGGATGCTTgactttataaatagataaactCCTGCCTCTGTTCATTCCTGCTTGGGCTACGGAAGCGTCATCCTCCAACATCGTTAAAATGCGCTTCTCGTCTATCTCGACGGTTCTTCTAGGACTCATCGGATCGGTCAGTGCTTTCGGCGGTATTGCTCCTGATAGTAGACAGTTTAGAACCTTGGAGCGCCATGGCCTTACTGTCTTCAAACATGCCGCTACCGGTTCGAAGCTTGAGTATGTGACCAATTCAGGAATCTGCGAGACGACACCTGGTGTTGGCCAATACTCTGGATACTTGTCTGTTGGTAAGATGATCCTACTTGATGCCCTAAGGCCCCTTCTCATAAAATTGATATAGGGAAAAACCATAGCATgtggttctggttcttcgaAGCTCGTCACAATGCTGAGAAGGCTCCCCTCGCTATCTGGCTCAACGGCGGTCCTGGATGTTCCTCAATGATAGGCCTCTTCACGGAACATGGGCCTTGTCACTTTGTCAATAACGACACTGAGCCATCCCTCAACCCTCATTCCTGGAACGAGTACGCGAACATGCTCTACATCGATCAGCCAATCGGTACTGGCTTCAGTGTTGGAACCGAAGATGTCAACTCTACAGCACAAGCTGCCCCTTACATCTGGAAATTTATGCAAGTCTTCTTGGACCGGTTTCCCAAATACAAATCCAGAGAATTTGGTCTCTTTACACAGTCCTACGGTGGACACTATGGCCCCGAATTCGCCGACtacttcctcaagaagaatgACCAAATCGAGAAGGGTGATGCTGAAGGCCACAAGGTCGATATGGTAGCGCTGGGCATCAACAACGGCTGGATCGATCCGAAGCGGCAGTTCAAATCCTACGCAACATATGCCAACCGCAACCCCTACAAACAGATTCTTAACAACAAACTCTTCACTCGTTTCATCGACGCTTACAATAAGTATTGTTTAcccgtcatcaacaactgcACCCAGCTCGAGggtcaagatgatgaatgcGCGGAGGCTGATGATGCGTGCAACACCCAAATGTACACCAACCTCGAGATTGCAGGCAGAACCGACTTCAACGTTTACGATGTGCGTATCGGCAGGGATGATGTTGACCCGCCGGAGACGTTTCTTGAATATCTCACGCGGGCTGAGGTTATGGATGCGATTGGAGCCAACACCCGTTTCGCCGAGTGCAGTGACACAGTTTATGCAAACATGGCAACGACGGGAGATGGTCAGTGCCGCTGCGACGGCGAGGTTGAGGATTAATGCTGACATGGGACAGGTGCGCGTTCATACGTCGGGCCTTTGGCAGAC
This genomic stretch from Fusarium fujikuroi IMI 58289 draft genome, chromosome FFUJ_chr09 harbors:
- a CDS encoding related to PRC1-carboxypeptidase y, serine-type protease, translated to MRFSSISTVLLGLIGSVSAFGGIAPDSRQFRTLERHGLTVFKHAATGSKLEYVTNSGICETTPGVGQYSGYLSVGKNHSMWFWFFEARHNAEKAPLAIWLNGGPGCSSMIGLFTEHGPCHFVNNDTEPSLNPHSWNEYANMLYIDQPIGTGFSVGTEDVNSTAQAAPYIWKFMQVFLDRFPKYKSREFGLFTQSYGGHYGPEFADYFLKKNDQIEKGDAEGHKVDMVALGINNGWIDPKRQFKSYATYANRNPYKQILNNKLFTRFIDAYNKYCLPVINNCTQLEGQDDECAEADDACNTQMYTNLEIAGRTDFNVYDVRIGRDDVDPPETFLEYLTRAEVMDAIGANTRFAECSDTVYANMATTGDGARSYVGPLADVVKRGINTLLWAGDTDWICNWEGVLWASYALEWPGQKKFVAAPFSNYTINGTAHGRYKTVENLSFLKVWEAGHSVPYYQPETALQVFKQVMQKKPIKGT